TAGTAGAGATAAACTATCGGGTTTAATCTTCAATTGTAGGAGGTTAACTATGAAGAGATTCGAAGACAAGGTTGTAATGATAACGGGTGGCAGTTCTGGAATTGGAGCCGACAGTGCCATCGCGTTCGCAGAAGAGGGAGCAAAAATCATAATAACAGATGTAGATGAAGCAAAGGGAAGAAGCCTAGCCAATCAGATAAACGAAACCGGCGCCACAGCAATATTCATGAAGCACAACGTTGCAAACGCCAAGCAGACAAAGGAAATAATCGACAAGATCGTAGAGAAATTCGGTAGGCTTGATGTCGCATTTAACAACGCCGGAATAGGCGGGCCCTTTCATCCTCTGTCTGAGTACCCTGAAGAGGACTGGGAACGAGTGATTTCGATCAACCTGCTTGGTGTCTTTTACGGAATGAAATATCAGATTCAGCAGATGCTTAAGCAGGGCGGAGGCGCAATTGTAAACAACTCTTCGATACTTGGGAAAGTAGGTTTCAACAATTCCTCCGCTTACGTCGCCGCTAAGCATGCCGTTGTTGGATTGACGAAAGCCGCTGCGCTTGAGTATTCGAGCAAGAACATACGAATCAACGCTGTGAACCCCGCTTTCATCAAGACCCCGCTGCTTGATAATGCAGGCATGAAAGAGGGTACGGAGATGTACGACATGCTCGTTGGATTGCATCCTATTGGCAGACTGGGAAATCCTAGAGAAGTCACTAACGCCGTCTTGTTTCTTTCCAGCGAGGAAGCTTCCTTTGTTCACGGAGAGTCTTTGATGGTAGATGGTGGCTATACTGCAAAATAATCGCTATTGTTCTTGCAGAGGGCGCCATCAGGCGCCCTCTTCTTTTATAATGGAAGGGAGTACTTATCTAAAGGAGAGCTAAATGGAAGAAGCGACTCTTGAGTTCAAAGACCTTGAAAACATGCTTGAACACATAAAATCGGTTTTGACCAGCGTGGGTTTGAATAACCTGAGAGTTAAGTTTCCGGCTGATGTGACAAACATAAATGTTCGGGGAAGCTATGTATATATTAGCGTTTCTCAAGATTATGAAGAACGTGGCACGAAAAGGCGAATAGACCTGAGTATGATCTCTGGAAAGCCAGCCTTTGCCAGGATGGGAAGGCAACTTGCTCTTAAGAACTCTTCTGATCTCATGGGCAAGAAGTGGCTTTTCGAAGGTACTCTCAGCTTCTACAAGCCCCGCGCAAGCTTCTCAATCTGGATAGATACGATCGCGCCGGTCGGCGAGTCGGATATCACCGCACGAAGAAGGGAGATCTATCTCGCTCTAAAAGCGCGGAATGCTTTGAGAAT
This Mesotoga sp. BH458_6_3_2_1 DNA region includes the following protein-coding sequences:
- a CDS encoding SDR family NAD(P)-dependent oxidoreductase, which encodes MKRFEDKVVMITGGSSGIGADSAIAFAEEGAKIIITDVDEAKGRSLANQINETGATAIFMKHNVANAKQTKEIIDKIVEKFGRLDVAFNNAGIGGPFHPLSEYPEEDWERVISINLLGVFYGMKYQIQQMLKQGGGAIVNNSSILGKVGFNNSSAYVAAKHAVVGLTKAAALEYSSKNIRINAVNPAFIKTPLLDNAGMKEGTEMYDMLVGLHPIGRLGNPREVTNAVLFLSSEEASFVHGESLMVDGGYTAK